In the genome of Desulfovibrio sp. Huiquan2017, the window CAGGAAAGGAATCAGCGCGGCCGAGATGGAGACCGTCTGGCTCGGGCTGATGTCCATGCAGGTGACGTCTTCAGCGGCGGTCAACTGCACTTCGCCGGCCCAGCGGGCGTTGACGCGCTGGTTGACGAAAACGCCGTTCTTGTCCAGGGGAGCGTTGGCCTGGGCCACCACTTCCTTGGCTTCCTTGGAGGCGTCCATATACGTAATGACGTCGGTGATCTTCTTGTCGATCACCTTACGGTACGGGGTCTCAATGAACCCGTAGTCATTGACCTTGGCGTAGGTGGTCAGGGAAACGATCAGGCCGATATTCGGGCCTTCAGGCGTTTCGATCGGGCAGATGCGGCCGTAGTGCGAGGTATGCACGTCGCGCACTTCGAAGCCCGCGCGCTCGCGGGTCAGGCCGCCGGGTCCCAGGGCCGACAGGCGGCGCTTATGGGTGACCTCGGAAAGCGGGTTGGTCTGGTCCATGAACTGGCTGAGCTGGGAGGTTCCAAAGAACTCCTTCAACACGGCGGCAACCGGCTTGGGGTTGATCAGGTCATGGGGCATCAGAGTGGCCACTTCCTGCAGGGACATGCGCTCCTTGATGGCGCGCTCCATGCGGACCAGGCCGATGCGGTACTGGTTCTCGACCAGCTCGCCCACGGGCCGCACGCGGCGGTTGCCCAGGTGGTCGATATCGTCCGCCGGGCCGTGGGAGTCCTTCAAGCGCATCAGTTCCTTGACCGCGAGGAGAATATCCTCGTTGGTCAGGGTGCGGATGGACAGATCCACGTCCTGGTTCAGGCGGGAATTGAGCTTGTAGCGGCCCACGCTGGACAAGTCGTAGTAGTCGGAGGAGCGGAACAGATTCTCGAAGAAGCTGGCCGCGATCTCGGGCGTGGGCGGGGAGCTGGGACGCAACCTGCGGTAAATCTCGATCTGGGCGGACTCCATGTCCGTGGTCTTGTCGAGCAGCAGGGTGTCGCGCAGGGCGGAGGAAACCTCCATGCCGCGCGTGTGCAACACGTCCAGGTCCTTGATCTTGGCGTCGCGGAGCTTCTCGATGAGGTCCGGGGTCAGCTCTTCGGCGGCCTCGGCGATGACCTCGCCGTTCTTGTCCACCATGTCGCGCGCCAGGAACAGGCCGATCAGGGAGTCGGGATCGACCTCGAGGGCCTTGACCTCGGCACGGATCAGCTTCTTCCAGGCGCCCTTGGTGATGTCCACGCCCTTCTTGAGGACGGACTTGCCGTCGATATCCATGTCCGCGAAGGCGGGTTCCTTGCGATACTGTTCGGCCACCACCGTGCGCGTGACCTTGGTCTTGAGCAGGGTGTAGGATTCGATATCGTAGAAGTAATCGAGAATGTCGGCACGCGACAGCCCCATGGCCTTCAGCAGAATGGTCACGGGCATCTTGCGGCGGCGGTCGATGCGGACGTAGAGGATGTCCTTGTGGTCGAAGTCGAAGTCCAGCCAGGAACCGCGCATGGGAATGATGCGGCTCGAATAGAGAACCTTGCGGCTGGAGTGCGACTTGCCCGAATCATGCTCAAAGATGATGCCCGGGGAGCGCTGCAACTGGTTCACGATGACGCGCTCCGTGCCGTTGATGACATAGGTGCCCTTCTCGGTCATCAGCGGGAGCGTCCCGAAGTATATGTCCTGTTCCTTGATGTCGCGAATCGTGCGGTTGTCGGTCTCTTCATCCACGTCAAAAACTACGAGACGGACGGTGATACGGATGGGCGTCTCATAGGTCAGACCCTTGGAGATGCACTCATCGACGTCGTATTTTGGTTCGCCGATTTCATAGGACACGAAATCAAGGCTAGCGGTCTTGTTGAAATCTTCAATGGGAAAAACGGACCTGAACACGCCTTCGAGCCCGAAGTCGCCGCGGCTGGCAGGCGGAGTGTCCGCCTGGAGGAAACGATTGTACGAATCCACCTGAAGCTCCAGCAGGTGCGGAATGGGGAGCGTGTTGACGATTTTGCCGAATTTTTTTCTCAGTTGACCCATTGTACCCTCATGCATGAGCGGTTGATGGTTGGGGCGCGGGGCGGAGAGCCCTTGCCCTCTGTCTGGCGCATCGGCCGATTAGAGCGACCGTTGCGGAAAATGGGTAGATAAGCTGCAGCCGGAACCAAAAACCCGGCACACCGACGAGGAGTAGATTTGCATCATGCAGCGCCTAAACCCAAATAGCGAAAGGCGATTAATCCAGTATATATACATACAGAGCAAAGAGCGCAACGCCCTTTTTGGGAGGGCGAGCGCTCTTTGCTTTGTGAGCTTAAGGCGTTGAAGTTACTTGACTTCAACTTCGGCGCCAGCTTCCTGCAGCTGCTTGGCAGCCTCGTCAGCCTCGTCCTTGGAGACGCCTTCCTTCAGAGCCTTGGGCGCTTCGTCAACCAGAGCCTTGGCTTCCTTCAGGCCCAGGCCGGTGATGGCGCGGACAGCCTTGATGACGGCGATCTTGTTGCCGCCGGCGCCGGTCAGGACGACGTCGAACTCGGTCTGCTCTTCCTCAGCGGCAGCATCGCCACCGGCGGCCGGAGCAGCGGCCACGGCAACCGCGGGAGCGGCGGCCTCGACGCCGAAGACGTCTTCGAGTTCCTTGATGAATTCGGACAGTTCCAGGACGGTCATGTTGCCGATGAACTCGACGACCTGCTCTTTGGTGATATCAGCCATGATAGATCTCCTTGAAATTGATTCGCTTTGAACCTGTGTTTTACGCGGCTTCCTTCTGTTCCTTGATGGCGGTCAAGGCATACAGGAACTTGCGCTCGATGTTTGCGAACAGACAGACGAAATTGCGAGGTACGGCCTGCATCGTGCCGAGAAGGGAACTCAAGAGCTCAGGCTTGCTGGGCATCTTGGCGAGTTCCTTCACTGCGTCGCTGTCAAGAAATTGGCCTTCGAGAGTGCCGTAACGCATGGCGAACTTCTTGTTCGTCTTGGCGTAATCGGCAAGCGCCTTGGCAAGGGCTACGGGATCTTCGTAACCCAGCGCAATGGCGCAGTTCTCTTTAAGGTGTTCGCTCAATACACCGTGATCGGTGTCGTTGAGAGCCAACCGGGCCAGGGTATTCTTGACGACTTGGTAATCGACGCCGATTTCGAAGCACTTGGCGCGCAACTGGGTCATTTCCTCAACGGTCATGCCCTTGAAATCGGTGACGACGGCGATGCTGGCGCGCGAAGCTTTTTCGTGCAGCTGCTCGATGATCTGGGCTTTTTCTTGCCTGTTCATCTACCACTCCTCGTCGTTCGGCCCGGAAAGCAGGTCAAAGCGTTGTCTGAGCAGGAAATTAAGGGGACACAACCCCACCTGCCTTCTCTGACTCAACCTTCCGTGCGATTATCTACAGGACCCCGCAAAGCGGGGTCCGGCATTCCAACTTGTTAAGACTTAGACTTCCAAAAACTTGCGGACGGTCAGGGGGTCGATCTTGACGCCCGGGCCCATGGTCGAGGAAACGGCCAGCGCCTTCATGTACGTGCCCTTCGCGGAGGAAGGCTTCATGCGCATGACGGTGTCCAGCAGCGCCTTCAGGTTCTCCAGGAGCTTGTCGGGGCCGAAGGAGACCTTGCCGATGGGAGCGTGCAGCACGCCGGCCTTGTCCACCTTGAACTCGACCTTACCGGCCTTGAGTTCGCTGACGGCCTTGGCCACGTCCATGGTCACGGTGCCGGTCTTGGCGTTGGGCATCAGGCCACGGGGGCCGAGCACACGGCCGATCTTGCCGACCACGGCCATCATGTCCGGGGTGGCCACAGCCTTGTCGAAATCGAGCCAGCCGGACTGGATCTTCTCGACCAGTTCGTCGGAACCGTAGAAATCGGCACCGGCTTCCTTGGCCTCGTTTTCCTTGTCCCCCTTGCAGAAAACGGCCACGCGGACGTCTTTGCCCAGCCCATTGGGCAGGGAGACGGCACCGCGGATCATCTGATCGGAGTACTTCGGATCCACACCGAGGTTGATGGCCACATCCACGGTCTCGTCGAACTTGGCGTAGGCAGCAGCAACGGCGGCCTTCACGCCCTCTTCGACATCAACGCGCACGGCGATGTCGCGATCACCCACGGCGTTGCGGTATTTTTTTCCATGCTTAGGCATATTCATTCACCTCGTTAGGCCTTCACGTCGAGGCCCATGCTGCGGGCAGTGCCCTCAATCTGAAGCATGGCGTGCTCGATGTCATTGGCGTTCAAGTCAGCCATCTTCAACTCGGCGATCTCTTTGATCTGGGCCTTGGTGACCTTGCCGACCTTGACCTTGTTGGGTTCCCCGGAGCCCTTTTCGAGCTTGGCGGCCTTAAGCAGGAGCACCGCCGCCGGGGGGGTCTTGGTAATGAAGTCGAAGGAGCGGTCCGCATACACGGTGATGACCACCGGGATAATCAGGCCCTTCTGGTCCTGCGTCTTGGCGTTGAACGCCTTGCAGAACTCCATGATGTTCACGCCGTGCTGGCCCAGGGCCGGACCGACCGGCGGGGACGGGTTGGCGGAGCCTGCGGGGATCTGCAGTTTAATCTTTCCTAATTCTTTCTTAGCCATTATCGTATTCCTCGATGAGAAATTTCGCTGTTAGCGACAACCCGGGCTATCCCTTGTCCACCTGGACAAAATCAAGCTCCACAGGAGTCTGACGCCCGAAGATAGAGACGGATACTTTGAGCTTGCCCTTGTCGTAATTGACTTCTTCCACAACACCATTGAAGCCGGAAAACGGGCCGTCGATGACCCGAACATCGTCACCGCGTTCGAAATTGAACTTGGGACGGGGTTTTTCCTGACGGCTTTCCATCATGTTGAGGATGTTCTCCGCCTCGCTGTCGCGCATGGGCGTCGGACGGTTCTTGCCGCCGACGAATCCTGTCACGCGCGGAATGGACTGGATAAGATGCCAGGAATCGTCGGTCAGGATCATTTTGATCATGATGTAGCCCGGATAGAACTTGCGGGTCGATGTCTTCCGCTCACCCTTGACCATCTCGACGATCTTTTCGGTGGGCATGACGACTTCCTCAATGAGGCCCTTGTCCTGTCCGGTGCGCATCATTTCACGCACGGTCTGTTCCACGCGCTGCTCGAAGCCCGAGTAGGTGTGGACGATGTACCAGCGTGCACGAGGCGCTGCGTGTTCCATTGTGGCATCCATGTTCTGTTCCAGCCTTTGCAAGTAGCTTTGGTCCTTAGAGGATGGCCTCGACGATCTTCGAGAGCGCCAGGTCAACGACACCCAGGTAGATAGCGATGACCACGGAAACGACCAGCACGGCGATGCACGTAGTGACGGTCTCCTTGCGGGTCGGCCAGACCACCTTCTTGATCTCGACCTTGGACTCCTCAAAAAATTCAGTGAATTCCTTGATTTTGCCCTTAAGACCGGCTGCCTGGGACTGTGCGGTCTGCTTTTCAGCGACCTTCTTGCCTTTCTTCTTGGCCATATCTCGTTATCCCAAATTATTGAGCGGTTGGCGGGGCCTTGCTGTTTTACGAGCAAGACCCCGCGCCGCTTTCAAAGACTTAGTTGGCAGGGGCAGAGGGATTCGAACCCCCAACATCCGGTTTTGGAGACCGGCGTTCTAGCCGTTGGAACTATGCCCCTGCGCTATAGAAGCTACTTGGACTCTTTGTGGACAGTGTGCTTCTTGTCCCAGGGACAATACTTGGACACTTCCAACCGTCCGGTAGTATTCTTCTTGTTCTTCTGCGTCGCGTAATTCTTACGCTTGCACTCGGTGCACTGCAGCTGAATGTTGACTCGCATGATTACTCCACGATCTCGGTGACGACACCGGCGCCGACGGTACGGCCACCTTCGCGGATGGCGAAGCGCAGACCGACTTCCATGGCGATGGGGTGGATCATCTCGACATTGAAGGTGGCGTTGT includes:
- the rplL gene encoding 50S ribosomal protein L7/L12 — encoded protein: MADITKEQVVEFIGNMTVLELSEFIKELEDVFGVEAAAPAVAVAAAPAAGGDAAAEEEQTEFDVVLTGAGGNKIAVIKAVRAITGLGLKEAKALVDEAPKALKEGVSKDEADEAAKQLQEAGAEVEVK
- the rplJ gene encoding 50S ribosomal protein L10, with amino-acid sequence MNRQEKAQIIEQLHEKASRASIAVVTDFKGMTVEEMTQLRAKCFEIGVDYQVVKNTLARLALNDTDHGVLSEHLKENCAIALGYEDPVALAKALADYAKTNKKFAMRYGTLEGQFLDSDAVKELAKMPSKPELLSSLLGTMQAVPRNFVCLFANIERKFLYALTAIKEQKEAA
- the rplA gene encoding 50S ribosomal protein L1, which encodes MPKHGKKYRNAVGDRDIAVRVDVEEGVKAAVAAAYAKFDETVDVAINLGVDPKYSDQMIRGAVSLPNGLGKDVRVAVFCKGDKENEAKEAGADFYGSDELVEKIQSGWLDFDKAVATPDMMAVVGKIGRVLGPRGLMPNAKTGTVTMDVAKAVSELKAGKVEFKVDKAGVLHAPIGKVSFGPDKLLENLKALLDTVMRMKPSSAKGTYMKALAVSSTMGPGVKIDPLTVRKFLEV
- the rplK gene encoding 50S ribosomal protein L11, whose product is MAKKELGKIKLQIPAGSANPSPPVGPALGQHGVNIMEFCKAFNAKTQDQKGLIIPVVITVYADRSFDFITKTPPAAVLLLKAAKLEKGSGEPNKVKVGKVTKAQIKEIAELKMADLNANDIEHAMLQIEGTARSMGLDVKA
- the nusG gene encoding transcription termination/antitermination protein NusG, whose protein sequence is MDATMEHAAPRARWYIVHTYSGFEQRVEQTVREMMRTGQDKGLIEEVVMPTEKIVEMVKGERKTSTRKFYPGYIMIKMILTDDSWHLIQSIPRVTGFVGGKNRPTPMRDSEAENILNMMESRQEKPRPKFNFERGDDVRVIDGPFSGFNGVVEEVNYDKGKLKVSVSIFGRQTPVELDFVQVDKG
- the secE gene encoding preprotein translocase subunit SecE; amino-acid sequence: MAKKKGKKVAEKQTAQSQAAGLKGKIKEFTEFFEESKVEIKKVVWPTRKETVTTCIAVLVVSVVIAIYLGVVDLALSKIVEAIL
- the rpmG gene encoding 50S ribosomal protein L33, whose product is MRVNIQLQCTECKRKNYATQKNKKNTTGRLEVSKYCPWDKKHTVHKESK